AATGTTATAAGAATCATGTAAAATATAACCTATGGAATAGGAAGAAGAAATGTCAGCTGACTACAAgcatacaaatgaaaatgtgtcCTTgttcatgagaaaaaaaaaattcttcagaaaaaaacaaaaataggtGAAAAATAAGTTAAAGACTTTTATTTCAAAGTAAAATGCCACAACCAAAACCCACTTACCATCAGAGAGCTCTCAGCTGCTGGGTTACACTTTTCCTTCAGTgcattataacagcgaatggaCACCTGGAACATGTACACCTACagatcacaaaaacacaaaaacctttTATTAGTAATCAAACTCTGACTGTATTAAAGTACTGAATTTGTGCACACAGAGGTTGGTGGACAGTCCTCCCACAGTCCACACTCAGTTAACCTGTTTCAATTTAATTTCCCTTTAACTACACATATAGAAAGGTTTCAATTTCAAGTAAAGACAGAGAGCCCTTTTTGACTAACTATAACTTCTAGCACCGCCTTCCACCTTTCCCATCACTCCAACATTGCTCTTCTGTTTTCACACAGCTGTAAAGCTGAAAAATCTCTCTACTGTGTTAGTCAGACACCCAACGATAGACAAGATGCATTTTCTGGCCTTGCATTTCAAggtatgtaaaataaaacagcttAAAACTAAGATTTAAACATGTTACTGTGAATGCGTGCAATTTACAGGAAGCCTCTGTAGGTGCGGAGTTATTATCTGTGGTGCACATCAAACTTAAATAACTACAAATACATCGCTGGTTAAAAACCAAGCGAAAACAGCATAAAGCTCAAACCTTCAGCAGTATGTACATCACGAAGAATACTCCAAATATCAAGGTGATATGGTTCAGCTCCTCTCCCTCCAACTTGCTCCTGCCTTTTATGTTTGACTGCAAAGACATGGAAACAGATTTTAAAATTATGCATCGTCTTGTTTCAGTTTTTCTGAAGTTAAACATTAGCCTTGATGTCAATCAGCCACAGATCTACCTATAAGAAGGGTAGACTCATTTTCACAAAATCAACactcaaatgtattatttacctAGCTTTAAAGCATACTTTATATGTATTACTTATGAAATGTCCATTTTCTTCACTCAGCTTTCAGAAGTTTCAATAGCCACATGTGGCTGAGTCAAATAAACGGAACAGCATGggatgaaaaacaaacagaaaagagGAGAACAATAAGCATGATATGCCATGAGATACTAAGACCTCAGGCACAATGACACCGCTAAATAATGTCATGTCATGATAAAACAAGTAAGCATTTAGTAGGATTCATTACTTGTAGTAACAATCTGTTTTATGCCCATCAAGATTGCAGAACACATTTATCAAGTTGTGCATTGCAAATGCTTACAGAAGCAATGCAGTAATATTGTGTTTAAAATTTgaagttgtttaaaataatatttattttggatgAGAGCGAGTCTCTCACCGCCAGCCGTAGAGCGTCTCCGTATGTTGGAGTGCCAGGAAGTCCAAACCGAGCATCAAACAGGGAGAGGAGACTCAAAGCCACATCAAGAAACATGAACAGCAGAAACGGCATCACACACATTGGGCCCTAGGATGGACAGATATAGATTTTACAAATGCATACTTTTATACATATGCCTGGAAAACCAGAcatgcttaatttttttatgttcatgtCCTCAAGGCTCTTAAatgttgtagtgtgtgtatgctgtAGTAAGGGATTCAGTATTTTATGTTCCACCAGCATTCATGAACATTGAAACAGACATTTCTGGAGACTCGCAATTCAGAGTAAACTGTGGTGTACTACCAAATTCATCAggttacaataaaaaatttccAATGTGCACACAGCTACATTCACACACTAATCTGATAAAATTTAGAGAATGTAAATTAAAATCTCAGTATTGCATAACATTGTGTAACTTGGCACACTCAAACACAGACTACACGTTCTTCCTATTCGCCCTGTAAACAGCTTCTAATGTTAACACTAACTTGTTCTGCTAAGATCCAGTTAATGATAAGAATAATGACTTATGTTTaagtcaagtaaaaaaaatggataataCTAGAAGACAGATGACCAGGCTTAACTAGTTTTAAATAATCATATAGATTTGTTGAACatggtaaacacacacacatttaccttAAGGTGAGACAGCATAACCAGCACACTCGAGAAAGACatcagagccaatgaaatgaaGTTAGTACTAATTtcaactaaaaacaaaaaaaagaaagatatttaTCAAATGAACAGTAATCTATAGTTCAAATGTGAAATGATCAATTATGCAATGatgaaataatgaaacattCAAAGGAAACGTGATCATTTTTTGGGATATTAAAACTACAATTATGTACAGTAATGGTGACTTTTTGTATGTGAGAATAGTCTACTCACTATCATTTTTTCTGATTCCACTGATAGATGATAATCTAATACTTTGAAAATTAACTTTTAGATAGCATTCTAGAGAAAGACTCACAGATATTATTGCCATGGGTATGTTTCATTTCAGTGTAGGAGACAGTAATGGGATCTTTCCCTCGGATTAATCCAACCGTCATATCCACAGCTACCAGCAGATTATACACctatacacatgcacacgcacacacacacacaagaattaACTTAAGTCAGAGGAAATTATTTCATGAGTATGGACTCTGTCTTTGGATGTGTGTACTCTGGCAGCatgtatgttttcatttttctctgTAAGCCAATACCAACTGAACCAGCTCCCCAAGAACAGCGATTCATtcagaaatgtctgtaaaagtGCAAATTGCATAACACATGCAGACAACACACAGATAGTGATGGAAAGCTCTCCCTTGGGCAATGTTCTGTGAGGGTATTTTCAGTGAGATCGAGCTGATTGAAGTTTCCTGTGAGATTGTTGACCCAGTAATGTTCTTGTTCAGTTTCTTCCAGTACACAGAGGATGTTCCACCAAAGTCTGAGCAAATGTGAAAGTTACcaatttacattataattttatataataaatcagattATTTCAGAATATTTCAGCAACATTACTGTACAAAGAAATCCATGTACATAGAATTTTCGGTATAGAGATTCTTAATTTCCTAATAGTTTCTTAGAAATGAAATGTATATAGGTTTTAGTTTCTGGAAACTCTGCAGAGTGACTCAAACACTGCAGCTAATGTGACTGTATATGGGTGTGTTACTAGTTCTAAATGTCTCTTGCCACATCTCTGCACAGCTAGTTCTGTGAATTAGCCCGAACATCTCTTTCCCCTATTATgcttcaaagaaaaaaattaactgaCAATGTTCTTGATCAAACACAGACACTGTACAACAACAGGacaagtaaaaatgtatttaagtgcAAATTCACTTTTCACACATTGTTAAAAACATACCTAACTTTGTCTGTACTCACATTTACTGACATAAGACACAAATTTACATTCCCAAACCAAATTTATGATAACATTTTAAGCTAAACTATATTGTTCTTAATCCCAAAGCTATAAAAGTTCTCTCCTCTATGGGTGTGTAAGTAGGCAGGTAAACATTACCAAGTAGAAGACAGCAGAGACTCGGGTGGCTGTGTTGACATGGCAGCAGAGGGACCGTGTTCCAGACATCTTTCTCTGGtttgctctcacacaccataaaaCATACACTGAAACACTTAGCGTTTCAAACCACACAAACACTTCCTGATGTTGATACGCATACACAAAATGCAATAAGGTTTCACACATGCATTGTCACACTTTCATAGGCCCAGTTTGTGAAATGTATaggttttatactttttttttttttttttaagagatcaTTAATCTctgtaaacatttaag
This genomic interval from Silurus meridionalis isolate SWU-2019-XX chromosome 22, ASM1480568v1, whole genome shotgun sequence contains the following:
- the LOC124376425 gene encoding mtp family protein, with product MSGTRSLCCHVNTATRVSAVFYLVYNLLVAVDMTVGLIRGKDPITVSYTEMKHTHGNNIFEISTNFISLALMSFSSVLVMLSHLKGPMCVMPFLLFMFLDVALSLLSLFDARFGLPGTPTYGDALRLASNIKGRSKLEGEELNHITLIFGVFFVMYILLKVYMFQVSIRCYNALKEKCNPAAESSLMVKLPSYDEALKMKSDAMPPKYQEP